The genomic interval GTGCCTGAAGACTTGAGCACGACGACGTTGGAGAATGACGTTCTGAAGGTAACCATCGCGCCGCGAGGCGCTCGCTTATCAAGCGTTGTATTGAAGGAGTACGAGCGTTACGGCGGTGGTGAACTCGAATTGATTGATCCTGAGCGCAGTACTCAGACGTGGGAGTGGAATGTCAATGGAGTGCCCGTCCCTTCAGACAAACTGTTCTTTGAGAAAATGCCGTCTTCAAGTGACGAAGCCATCTACCGCTTGTCCCATTCAGACCGCTCCTATGTGGAGATTCGCTATGCCTTGGAAGAAGGAACGGATCTGAAGTACAGTGTTCGTAGCTACGGAATGGATGAATTCCTCTCTGGAACAACAAATTTTGTGTGGTCTCTTGATGCATTGAAGCTCGAAAAGACCAAGGACAACCTCCAAAACCCCACGGCCATCTACTACCTCCGCAATGGAGATGTGGATCGCATGGGAGTTAGAGGAGATAAAGAAGATACCAAGACGGAGATTGAGTGGTTGGCCTACAAGCAGCAGTTTTTCAGCTCCATTCTTCAGCCGGATTTTGTTCTTCCTCAGGCGACCCTTTCTACTGTGACCCTGGAGGACAGCACGCACACGAAGCGCATGGTGGCGCGTATGCCACTAGAGCAAAAAGCAGAGTACGGCTTTACGTATAGCTTTGTACCCAACCAGTACAATACGCTGGATGCCTACGACAAGGATTTCGACGAGATGATTCCTCTAGGCTGGGGAATTTTCGGCTGGGTCAACCGCTGGATGGTCATTCCGGTCTTTAATTTCTTCGACGGTCTGGGTTGGAACTACGGTATCATCATCTTGGTGATGGCCATTGGAATTAAGGTGGTGTTGTTGCCCTTCCAATACCGCAGCTATTACAGTATGGCCAAGATGCGCGTGTTGAAGCCCGAGTTGGATGAAATCAATGAAAAGCACTCGGATAACATGAAGAAGCAACAAGCTCAAATGGAGCTCTACCGCAAGGCTGGTGTGAATCCATTGGGTGGTTGTTTGCCGATGTTGTTCCAGCTTCCGTTTTTGATAGCTCTTTTCCGCTTTTTCCCGGCGAGTTTTGAATTGCGGGGCCAAGGCTTTTTGTGGGCCGATGATCTGAGCTCATACGACAGCATCATGACCTTGCCGTTCTCGATTCCCTTCTACGGGGATCACGTGAGTCTCTTCACCATATTGATGGCAACTTCACTGTTCTTCTATACGCGCATCAACCAGCAGATGACACCTCAGTCTGGAAACAACCAGATGCAACAGCAGATGAAAATCATCCAGTACATCATGCCGTTTATGATGCTTTTCTGGTTCAATAGCTATTCCAGCGGATTGAGCTATTACTACTTCTTGGCCAACGTTATCTCCTTTGGACAGCAGTTTGCCATTCGCAGCTTCATTGACGAAGATGCCATTCACGCAAAGCTTCAAGAGAACAAGAAAAAGGAGAAGCCCAAGTCTGCTTTTTCGAAGCGATTGGAGCAGATGATGAAAGAGCAGCAGCAGGCCCAACGGAAGAAGAAGTAATTGCGTTTATTTTCGTAAATTCGGCCAACATTACCTTAAACTGACTGTACGTCAAGCAATTAATTTCTACTCGCTATGAAAAAAGTCTTAGCAATAGCCCTCGCGACCGGAATGATCTTCGCCGGTTGTAAGAAAAAAGATGAAAACAACGGAACGGGTACCCTCGAGCCAGCACAAAAGCAGCGCGCTTTGGTGATGGAAACGACCGGTTCTTGGTGTGGTTACTGCCCTAATGGTGCGGAGACCATGGTTCAAGAAGAGCACAACTTCGGTGACGACATGATGGGTGTTGCCGTTCACACGGGAGACGCCTTGGAAACGCCTACGGCAAGCGATTTCAGCGACAACTTCCCAGCTAGTGGTGTTCCTAACTTCTACGTTGGAAACCAAAACTCTGGACAGAGTATCGCCGGAAACATCGCGGCCTTGATTCAGCAAGCTCCTATGGCTGGTGTGGGTCACAATTGGTCTCGTTCAGGAGATGCGATCAGCGTTCAATCTAAAGTGAAGTTCTACGAAGCTGGAACGGGTAACTACTATGTAGGTTGCTACTTTATCCAAGGAGATATCGAAGCTTCAGGTGCCTTGACTCAGTCTGATTACACAGATCGTCTAGAAGATGTTGACGGAGTTTCTAAGTGGAAAGTCGATGCGGCTCCAGTGAACAACGGAGGATCTCAAGAGTACTTGATCAAAGCGGGTGACACATTCATCCACGCGCACACGTTGACTTCTCATGCGGACGGATTGAACACATGGGGTGAAATGATTCCAGTGACTCCGACTGCAGGAGATCAGTACACCATGAACTTTACCTTGACTATGCCAGCTAACTCAGCAACAAACGGCATGAAAGTATTGACCGTGCTTTGGAAAGATAACGGAGCGGGTGGCGTACAATTCGTCAACGGTTACATGAAATAATCAATCTGTATTAATCACAGCTTGCAGGAAGACCCCTTTCGAAAATCGGAAGGGGTTTTTCTTTGGCCCGGTTTTGGCTACGTTTACCATATGAAACATATCCTCATCGCATGTCTGGCCTTCGGTATGTTGGCCGCCTGCAACGGCAGTAAAGAAGTGAGCAGCCCTGCTCCTGAAGCTCAAGTGCAACAACCAGAGGCTCCAGCCACGCCTAGAACTCCGCAAAGTTCAGAGGTGACGCCAGCCCCAGGTGCCATGCGCGATGCTGCGCTTGATGGAGCAGAAGCGCCAAAGTGGGGATTCACATACGATCGTCAGCCTTGCTTCGGGAAATGCCCATGGGATAGTTTCACGGTATATGCAGATGGCTCGGTACTGTACGTCGGTACACGAGACGTTGAACGCATCGGAAGCTTTAAGGGGAGATTGCCTCAAACCAAAGCCACGGCGCTTCAAAACAAGCTCTCGGAACTAGGCTTTTTTAAGTGGGACGATAAGTACGACAATAACATCACTGATTTACCCTCCCTTCAATTGCGCTATATGGCACGAGATGGATTTACCAAGAGTGTATTCATTCGAGGTGAAGCGCCTACGGGAACAGAGTCTTTAGGGAACTACATGATTGGACTATACGAGTCGGTTACCAACTGGGAAGAGGTCGAGGACTTAGAGGTGCCACACAACGAATAAACCGGTCTTATAGATCGCTTAGTGAAAAGGTCTCCTTCAAACGGGGACCTTTTTCTGTTTGCTGTAGAGTGCAACAGTCGTTGTAATAGTCGTGCTCCAAGAAAAGGACATATTCCTCCTCAGCGATTTCCGGGAAGAAACTCTTGCGTTCGGATAGGGTGAGCAAGGGCCGTGTATCGTACCCCATAACGTAGGGGAGTGGGATATGTCCGGTTGAAGGAAGCAGATCGGCCATGAAGACCAGTTTTGTCCCCTTGTAGTCGATCATAGGAATCATTTGACTGTCCGTATGCCCATCGGCAAAAAGGACATCTATGCCCGGAAAAACATCGAATGCACGGTTTCCATCTCCGCGTTCGATAAACTTGAGCTGTCCACTTTCCTGAAGGGGTAGGATGTTCTCGCTCAAGAAGCTCGCCTTTTCCCGCGCATTGGGTTCAGTGGCCCATTTCCAATGACGTTCATTGCTCCAAAACGTCGCGTTTTTAAAGGCCGGCTCAAAGTGATCAGCTTCAGAGCTTGCGCGTTGGATGGCGCCTCCTACGTGATCGAAATGAAGGTGGGTGAGAAAAACATCTGTGATGTCATCTCGAGAGAACCCAGCCGCCTTCAAACTGCCGTCCAGACTGTGGTCTCCGAAGAGGAAGTAAAAACTGAAGAACTTCGCACTCTGTTTATCCCCGATCCCGGTATCTACAAGCATTAAGCGATTACCATCTTCAATCAAGAGCAGACGCATGCTCCACGGGCACATATTGTTGTCGTCAGCGGGGTTCGTTCGCGACCAAAGGCTCTTGGGCACTACGCCGAACATGGCTCCTCCATCGAGCTTAAAGTTTCCAGAATGGATGGTGTGTAGTTTCATATCGGGGCTTTGCTCAAAGGTAAAATTCTCTGCGCATTCCTTACCTTCGACACACAATTCTGAGCACGTGAACGTACATTTCATTGCCATCGGTGGTTCGGCCATGCACAATTTGGCCTTGGCCTTACAAGCTGCGGGACATCGCGTCACCGGTTCCGACGACCACATCTTTGAACCCAGTAAAAGCCGATTAGAGTCCGTGGGACTTCTTCCCGAAACTGAGGGGTGGTTCTCCGAGCGTATTTCGGAAGAACTTGACGCCGTGATATTGGGAATGCACGCCCATGCCGATAATCCAGAATTGGCTCGAGCACAGGAGTTGAATCTGCCCATTTACAGTTATCCAGAGTTTCTGTATCACCAGAGCCAGGATAAAACGCGTGTGGTGATTGCCGGATCTCACGGGAAAACCACGATTACCAGCATGATCCTACATGTCTTGGGCTACCACGACTTGGAAACGGATTTTATGGTGGGTGCGCAACTGGAAGGATTTGACGTCATGGTTCAGATTACTGAAGGTGCCGAATTCATGTTGCTCGAAGGAGATGAATACCTCAGTTCGCCCGTCGATCGCAGGCCGAAGTTCCTGCACTACAAGCCCAATGTCGCCTTGCTTTCTGGAATTGCTTGGGACCACGTGAACGTCTTTCCCACATTCGAGGATTACCTCGATCAATTCCGCCAATTCTTGATGGCTATAGAGCCGGGCGGGGCAGTAGTCTACAACGAGGAAGACGAACACGTGAAGAGAGTTGTGGAAGAAACGCCCAACGAGATTAAGCGATTCCCGTATCGAACCCCAGCCTATCGGATGGAAAACGAACAGTGTGTCTTGGAAACCTTCATGGGTGATCTACCCTTGGAAGTCTTCGGAAAACACAATTTGAGCAATCTTGAGGGAGCTCGTTGGATCTGCAACCAAATGGGAGTGACCGATGAGCAATTCTACGAGGCTATTCCAAGCTTCGGGGGCGCCAGTCGTCGCATGGAGCTCTTGGCTAAAAATGACGTGCTGTCCGTTTATCGTGACTTCGCCCATGCGCCATCCAAGGTTGCCGCTACAGTCAAAGCGGTGCGAGAGCTTTATCCTGAAAGACGCTTCATCGCGGCTCTGGAACTCCACACTTATAGCAGCCTTCAAACGAAATTCATGCCGGAGTATGCCGGGTCTCTGGATGCAGCGGACGAGGCGTATGTTTATTACAATCCCGAGGCTGTTCAGGCGAAGAGATTGCCTGAGCTTTCACCAGACCAGGTGCAATCCGCTTTCGGCAATGACCAGATTCGCGTTTTTGACGACAGCACATCCCTCTTTGCCCGACTGGATGAACCCTTCGATGATCGGACGGTTGTACTGCTGATGAGCTCCGGGAATTTCAACAATATTGATCTCAAGTCCTGGGCTGAACTCCGAACTGAATGAGTCGATTTCACGGACACAAGATACCCATTGCCGATACACAGGCCTTTTCAAAGCTCGTGGTGGACTACGCCCATGGGGCGGAAGAGTTGTCTGATTTTTATGGCCTACGGCCCGATCTGCGCTCCTTCGAAGCGCAGATGAAGGCAAAGGCCAAGTTTGATTCCGAGCATCGGTACACCTTGGTAAAAGCCCTGACCGAACAGTACAGTCGTTTGAAGTCTGTTCAAGTGGACTCTGAAAAAGTCGAGAAGAATGTCCTAGCCCTTGAGCATGCCAACACCTTTACGGTGACCACGGGTCATCAGCTGAATTTGTTTACCGGACCGCTTTACTTTTGGTTTAAGATCGTTCACGCGATTCGCCTCTCCAGATCTTTGAAGCGAGCATACCCCGATTATGACTTTGTTCCGGTTTATTGGATGGCCACAGAAGACCATGATTTCGCTGAGATTAACCATATCCACCTCTTCGGTGGTACTCCGAGATGGGATCGCCCTGACGGAGGAGCAGTAGGTCGAATGACCCTCGAAGGAATGGATCGCGTACTCACTGACCTAGGAGAAGTATTGGGGCCTGGGAACAACGCTGATCAATTGAGGGGTCTTTTCAAACGCGCTTACACAGAACAGCACACGTTGGCGGATGCCACGCGCTATCTGGTACATGAATTCTTTGCCGAAGACGGGCTAGTCATTGTGGACGGGGATGATCCCAGTCTGAAGTCGCTCATGCATCGGGCCGTAGGCCTTGAAATGAAAGAGCAAGTGACGCACAAGGCTTCAACACAGGCTGTTGCTGCTTTGGACTCGGCATACCACGTGCAAGTCAATCCGCGGGAAATCAATCTTTTCTACCTAGATGACGAAGGCCGTAATCGTCTTGAATTGCATGAGAAGGGGTGGCATGTCGTGGATCGCGATAAGCTCTTTACCCCGGAATCATTTGATGCGGAACGCGCCGCACATCCAGAGCGATTTAGTCCGAATGTATTGATGCGTCCGCTTTATCAAGAGATCATTCTTCCGAATCTGGCCTATATCGGAGGTGGGGCGGAAGTGGCTTACTGGATGGAGCTCAAGGCCAGTTTTGAGGCTCAAGGAGTGCCCTTTCCCATACTGTTTTTGCGGAATTCGGCCATGCTGGTGAATGCCAAGGTGAATGAGAAAAGAGAAAAACTGGGCTTAAGCTGGACCGAGCTCTTCCAAAAGACGGAGGCTTTGGTTAACGCCTTAGTTTCCGAAGCGAGCAATGAAAATCTGGACTTCACTGAGCACGAAGCAACGCTGAATCGACTGTTCGATGAAATGGAGCAGGTAGCCGGTCGCACGGAGAAAAGCTTCGAAGGAGCAGTCCGCGCTCAGAAGCAAAAGCAGCTCAATGGCCTCGAGAAGTTACGGAAGCGTTTGCTCAAAGCCGAAAAGAGAAAGCACGATCAACTCGTCGATCGGATTCGTCAACTCAAGGACACCCTATTCCCAGCGGGGAAGCTTCAAGAGCGCTACGACAATTTCATTCCGTACTACCTTGAATACGGCTCCGACTACAAAAAGGCCTTACTCGACCACCTGGACCCTTGGACTTTTGATTTTCATGTCATTGAGGAAAGCTGACAATTGTCACGCCTGAACCTGACGTTAGGCATAGGCTCCTCGACCTGATCTGACGACCTTTATATGGTCTAAAATTCGATCGAGATGAAAGCCTTGATGTCCATAGTGTTGATACTGGCACTGGGTGCCCAGCTTCACGCACAAGAACACTACTATCAGATATTTTCCATCGGAGAATGCCACCACGAGGAACTCGCTGTTTCTCTAACGCCGATGTTCGAGCCAACTCCGAACATTCTAGTCCTTGAGTTGGAGCCGTTTCAAGAAAACGTTTACGAGTATCATCTCTTTAATATGCACGGGGTAGCCATGCGCTCCGGGAAGGTGGCCTATAATGAAACCGAAATCATCATGAAGGACTACCCTGCAGGTAACTACCATCTTTTGATTGCCACCGAAGAAGAAGACGTCCAGCTCTTCAGGATCAAAAAGAAAGTGATGGAGTAGGCCAAAGGCATTACCTATCTTAGGCGCATGCACCGCCCACCTAAACAATTCTTCTCGGGACTGAAAGACCTTGAAGAAGGAGCCTCACGGCTCGATGCTTCAGCTCAGTTACTTCATTTAAAGAAGGTCGAGAGGTTCGGCCGCATCTGCACAGTCATGGGCTATGCAACTGCGTGGATAGCACCTAACCCGCTGAGCGCGTACCTCATTGCCCAGGGCAAATTCACGCGTTGGACCAGTGTAGCGCATCACGTGCTGCACGGAGGGTATGATGCCCTTGTTCCACCTGGCCATCGTTTTCATTCCAAAACCTTTGCTCAAAAGGGGAGAAGGTGGCTTGATTGGCCCGATTGGCTCTATCCAGAAGCTTGGAAATACGAACACAATACCCTGCATCACTATCGATTAGGAGAAGAGGCCGATCCAGACCTCGTAGAGCGAAATGTCGAATGGATTCGTCAATTGAATAGCCCCGCCATACTAAAGCTCCTCCTGATTGGGTACTTCATGTGTACCTGGAAATTCACGTACTACCTGGGTACGGTACTCCAGGCCAGCGAAGGAAAAGTGAAGCCGACGAGTAGGCTCCGCCAGGTAGCGCCCTATGCTTTGATTCATTTCGTATTGATTCCCTTGTTGTTTTTACCCTTAGGGGCCTGGGCTTTTATGAGCATTCTGATCAATACCCTTCTGGCCGAATGTATCACCAACATACATTCCTTTATAACCATTGTTACCAATCATGCAGGGGAAGACCTTTATCGCTTTGATGGCAAGCCCTCTGGGTTAGAAGAATTTCAATGGAGGCAAATACTGGGGAGTACCAATTACCGAACAGGTGGTTTTCTCAATGATGCACTGCACGGATATCTGAATTATCAGATTGAGCACCACCTATGGCCGGATAAGAGCATGATGCAGTATCGGTGGTTGCAGCCCCGGGTCAAAGCTCTTTGTGCTGATTATCAGGTTCCCTATATTCAGGAGTCCGTTTGGATTCGACTTAGGAAGACCCTTTCGATTATGTTGGGTCGGTCGGATATGAAAACGGCTTGGTCAAGCTAAGCACCTCTATATGGATCTCGTAATCATCGCCTTGGCGGCCCTTTTGACCTCTTGGTTGACCTTGATTAGCGGGTTCGGCCTTGGAACCCTGTTGTTGCCTGTTTTTGCCCTTTTCTTTGAGCTTGAGGTGGCCATTGCTTTAACGGCTGTAGTCCATGTGCTCAACAACATGTTCAAATTCGGCTTGCTAGCCCGTTGGGTAGATCGGACTACTGTTTTGTGGTTTGGCGTTCCCGGAATTCTGGGAGCTTTTTTTGGCGTGCGCTTGCTTCAGGGGCTCAGTGCACTGGAACCATGGTTTGCCAACGATTCCATTACCGTCGACCCACTGCAGGCAGTGATTGGTCTTCTCATGATCTTTTTTGCACTGACGGAGCTTTTTCCAAACCTTAAATCTTTCCGCTTTGAACGTCGTTACTTGGCTATCGGAGGAGTGCTTTCTGGTTTTTTTGGAGGACTCAGTGGACATCAGGGCGCCCTTCGAAGCATGTTCCTCATCAAAGCCGGTCTGTCCAAGGAAGGGTACATTGCCACGGGTGTGGCTATTGCCCTGTTGGTCGATTTTACGCGCATTCCGATGTATTTGACTAAAATGCCATCAAATTTGATGAGCGACAATTGGCTTCCCGTGTTATTGGCGACAGGTAGTGCCTTTGTTGGTGCGGTAGTAGGGAAGCGCATGATGAAAAAAATAACTCTGCGTTCGGTTCAAATACTCGTGGGCGTCATGATGATTGGGATCGGATTCGGGCTTATTCTGGGGCTGATTTAATTACCTTTGCGCCATGCAAGAAATGATCCTGATTCTCGATTTCGGTTCGCAGTATACGCAGTTGATTGCTCGACGTGTCCGCGAACTCAATGTCTACTGTGAAATCCATCCATTCAACAACTTTCCTGAGGTATCGGATAACGTC from Cryomorphaceae bacterium carries:
- the yidC gene encoding membrane protein insertase YidC, translated to MENKGFDWNSFIGMILIGGILVWFAYTNQGSDEDNEALRADTSRTEQVEEKVREAEPEVVIPDLAVQEIPETTDTVSETTTTAQKQLGFFNPVPEDLSTTTLENDVLKVTIAPRGARLSSVVLKEYERYGGGELELIDPERSTQTWEWNVNGVPVPSDKLFFEKMPSSSDEAIYRLSHSDRSYVEIRYALEEGTDLKYSVRSYGMDEFLSGTTNFVWSLDALKLEKTKDNLQNPTAIYYLRNGDVDRMGVRGDKEDTKTEIEWLAYKQQFFSSILQPDFVLPQATLSTVTLEDSTHTKRMVARMPLEQKAEYGFTYSFVPNQYNTLDAYDKDFDEMIPLGWGIFGWVNRWMVIPVFNFFDGLGWNYGIIILVMAIGIKVVLLPFQYRSYYSMAKMRVLKPELDEINEKHSDNMKKQQAQMELYRKAGVNPLGGCLPMLFQLPFLIALFRFFPASFELRGQGFLWADDLSSYDSIMTLPFSIPFYGDHVSLFTILMATSLFFYTRINQQMTPQSGNNQMQQQMKIIQYIMPFMMLFWFNSYSSGLSYYYFLANVISFGQQFAIRSFIDEDAIHAKLQENKKKEKPKSAFSKRLEQMMKEQQQAQRKKK
- a CDS encoding Omp28-related outer membrane protein, encoding MKKVLAIALATGMIFAGCKKKDENNGTGTLEPAQKQRALVMETTGSWCGYCPNGAETMVQEEHNFGDDMMGVAVHTGDALETPTASDFSDNFPASGVPNFYVGNQNSGQSIAGNIAALIQQAPMAGVGHNWSRSGDAISVQSKVKFYEAGTGNYYVGCYFIQGDIEASGALTQSDYTDRLEDVDGVSKWKVDAAPVNNGGSQEYLIKAGDTFIHAHTLTSHADGLNTWGEMIPVTPTAGDQYTMNFTLTMPANSATNGMKVLTVLWKDNGAGGVQFVNGYMK
- a CDS encoding MBL fold metallo-hydrolase, producing the protein MKLHTIHSGNFKLDGGAMFGVVPKSLWSRTNPADDNNMCPWSMRLLLIEDGNRLMLVDTGIGDKQSAKFFSFYFLFGDHSLDGSLKAAGFSRDDITDVFLTHLHFDHVGGAIQRASSEADHFEPAFKNATFWSNERHWKWATEPNAREKASFLSENILPLQESGQLKFIERGDGNRAFDVFPGIDVLFADGHTDSQMIPMIDYKGTKLVFMADLLPSTGHIPLPYVMGYDTRPLLTLSERKSFFPEIAEEEYVLFLEHDYYNDCCTLQQTEKGPRLKETFSLSDL
- a CDS encoding peptidoglycan synthetase — its product is MNVHFIAIGGSAMHNLALALQAAGHRVTGSDDHIFEPSKSRLESVGLLPETEGWFSERISEELDAVILGMHAHADNPELARAQELNLPIYSYPEFLYHQSQDKTRVVIAGSHGKTTITSMILHVLGYHDLETDFMVGAQLEGFDVMVQITEGAEFMLLEGDEYLSSPVDRRPKFLHYKPNVALLSGIAWDHVNVFPTFEDYLDQFRQFLMAIEPGGAVVYNEEDEHVKRVVEETPNEIKRFPYRTPAYRMENEQCVLETFMGDLPLEVFGKHNLSNLEGARWICNQMGVTDEQFYEAIPSFGGASRRMELLAKNDVLSVYRDFAHAPSKVAATVKAVRELYPERRFIAALELHTYSSLQTKFMPEYAGSLDAADEAYVYYNPEAVQAKRLPELSPDQVQSAFGNDQIRVFDDSTSLFARLDEPFDDRTVVLLMSSGNFNNIDLKSWAELRTE
- the bshC gene encoding bacillithiol biosynthesis cysteine-adding enzyme BshC, with amino-acid sequence MSRFHGHKIPIADTQAFSKLVVDYAHGAEELSDFYGLRPDLRSFEAQMKAKAKFDSEHRYTLVKALTEQYSRLKSVQVDSEKVEKNVLALEHANTFTVTTGHQLNLFTGPLYFWFKIVHAIRLSRSLKRAYPDYDFVPVYWMATEDHDFAEINHIHLFGGTPRWDRPDGGAVGRMTLEGMDRVLTDLGEVLGPGNNADQLRGLFKRAYTEQHTLADATRYLVHEFFAEDGLVIVDGDDPSLKSLMHRAVGLEMKEQVTHKASTQAVAALDSAYHVQVNPREINLFYLDDEGRNRLELHEKGWHVVDRDKLFTPESFDAERAAHPERFSPNVLMRPLYQEIILPNLAYIGGGAEVAYWMELKASFEAQGVPFPILFLRNSAMLVNAKVNEKREKLGLSWTELFQKTEALVNALVSEASNENLDFTEHEATLNRLFDEMEQVAGRTEKSFEGAVRAQKQKQLNGLEKLRKRLLKAEKRKHDQLVDRIRQLKDTLFPAGKLQERYDNFIPYYLEYGSDYKKALLDHLDPWTFDFHVIEES
- a CDS encoding fatty acid desaturase; amino-acid sequence: MHRPPKQFFSGLKDLEEGASRLDASAQLLHLKKVERFGRICTVMGYATAWIAPNPLSAYLIAQGKFTRWTSVAHHVLHGGYDALVPPGHRFHSKTFAQKGRRWLDWPDWLYPEAWKYEHNTLHHYRLGEEADPDLVERNVEWIRQLNSPAILKLLLIGYFMCTWKFTYYLGTVLQASEGKVKPTSRLRQVAPYALIHFVLIPLLFLPLGAWAFMSILINTLLAECITNIHSFITIVTNHAGEDLYRFDGKPSGLEEFQWRQILGSTNYRTGGFLNDALHGYLNYQIEHHLWPDKSMMQYRWLQPRVKALCADYQVPYIQESVWIRLRKTLSIMLGRSDMKTAWSS
- a CDS encoding sulfite exporter TauE/SafE family protein, whose protein sequence is MDLVIIALAALLTSWLTLISGFGLGTLLLPVFALFFELEVAIALTAVVHVLNNMFKFGLLARWVDRTTVLWFGVPGILGAFFGVRLLQGLSALEPWFANDSITVDPLQAVIGLLMIFFALTELFPNLKSFRFERRYLAIGGVLSGFFGGLSGHQGALRSMFLIKAGLSKEGYIATGVAIALLVDFTRIPMYLTKMPSNLMSDNWLPVLLATGSAFVGAVVGKRMMKKITLRSVQILVGVMMIGIGFGLILGLI